The following are encoded together in the Candidatus Bathyarchaeota archaeon genome:
- a CDS encoding ABC transporter ATP-binding protein — MISASSLCKNYRIGNLEIEALKNLDLEVLEGEFVLIYGPSGAGKTTLLNLISGLDEPTHGKIIVFGHDLVAYDENFLATFRSANIGFVFQSYNLISTLTALENVAFPIELAGWSEERVKKRSEKLLRLVGLPHRANHFPTQLSGGEQQRIAFARALANDPPLILVDEPTGNLDLETGLEIVRMLDELKTKGKTIVVVTHDERIMQLADRVLYLRDGGIVATHE, encoded by the coding sequence GTGATTTCCGCTTCCTCTCTATGTAAGAATTATCGTATCGGCAATCTCGAAATTGAAGCTTTAAAGAACTTGGACCTCGAAGTTTTGGAAGGCGAGTTTGTTTTGATTTATGGGCCTTCTGGAGCCGGAAAAACTACCCTCCTCAATCTAATAAGTGGTCTTGACGAGCCAACCCACGGGAAGATCATCGTTTTTGGGCATGATCTCGTAGCCTATGACGAGAATTTTTTAGCAACTTTCCGCTCTGCAAATATTGGTTTCGTCTTTCAATCTTATAACTTAATTTCCACGCTTACCGCCCTTGAGAATGTTGCATTTCCAATAGAATTGGCTGGTTGGTCAGAAGAACGTGTCAAAAAGCGGTCAGAAAAATTGCTGAGGCTGGTTGGTCTACCACATCGAGCTAATCACTTTCCCACCCAACTGAGTGGCGGTGAACAACAGCGTATCGCTTTTGCACGAGCTTTAGCCAATGACCCTCCCCTTATCCTTGTTGATGAACCTACGGGAAACTTGGATCTTGAAACGGGTCTTGAGATTGTGCGGATGTTAGATGAACTGAAAACGAAAGGAAAAACAATCGTCGTTGTCACTCATGATGAAAGGATAATGCAGTTGGCAGACAGGGTGCTATATCTACGAGATGGAGGGATCGTTGCTACACATGAGTGA